Proteins encoded in a region of the Streptomyces sp. NBC_00310 genome:
- a CDS encoding CopD family protein — protein sequence MLVLVAVGALIPVFGPRVALDGTGEAGAPGAGGIALLRAVSLAALCVPVGELFVAWLVRWAPGAPGEAPSGWGPWAAGAGFVASLGLASVVATGNLVPDSPADMDVGGLYETRDGKLALLEVNAFAAAGLLALSRRPAAQALPLAAIVVAEALRAHPGTEYSPLLGTGLTLVHLTCAALWAGGLLQVLRTLATRAWRATGAGAALLGLYARVAVVLLAAITATGVGSTLRRMPPDTVLDQLTETAYGRALLAKVLLVAVVAALALWARLRLRRATDDVLGACAPARAEVAVLGVVVAVSALLTALPVPIRW from the coding sequence GTGCTCGTCCTGGTGGCCGTGGGCGCGCTGATACCCGTGTTCGGGCCCCGTGTCGCGCTGGACGGTACGGGTGAGGCCGGGGCGCCCGGGGCCGGCGGCATCGCCCTGTTGCGGGCGGTGTCGCTGGCCGCGCTGTGTGTGCCGGTGGGTGAGCTGTTCGTGGCGTGGCTGGTGCGGTGGGCGCCGGGCGCGCCCGGGGAGGCGCCGAGCGGGTGGGGACCGTGGGCGGCGGGTGCGGGTTTCGTGGCCTCGCTGGGGCTGGCCTCGGTCGTGGCCACGGGCAATCTGGTGCCGGACTCCCCCGCCGACATGGACGTCGGCGGTCTCTACGAGACCCGGGACGGCAAACTCGCCCTCCTGGAGGTCAACGCCTTCGCGGCGGCCGGTCTGCTCGCCCTGTCCCGCCGTCCGGCCGCCCAGGCGCTGCCCCTGGCCGCGATCGTCGTCGCGGAAGCGCTGCGCGCCCACCCCGGCACGGAGTACAGCCCGCTGCTCGGCACCGGTCTGACCCTGGTGCACCTGACGTGCGCGGCGCTCTGGGCGGGCGGGCTGCTCCAGGTCCTGCGGACGCTGGCCACGCGCGCGTGGCGGGCGACAGGGGCGGGCGCCGCGTTACTGGGTCTCTACGCGCGCGTGGCCGTGGTTCTGCTCGCCGCCATCACCGCCACCGGGGTAGGGAGCACCCTGCGCCGGATGCCACCGGACACGGTCCTCGACCAGCTGACGGAGACGGCGTACGGGCGCGCCCTGCTCGCCAAGGTGCTCCTCGTGGCCGTCGTCGCCGCTCTCGCCCTCTGGGCCCGACTGCGCTTGCGCCGCGCGACCGACGACGTGCTCGGCGCCTGCGCTCCCGCGCGCGCGGAGGTCGCGGTGCTGGGCGTGGTCGTCGCGGTGTCGGCGCTGCTGACGGCGCTGCCGGTGCCCATCCGCTGGTGA
- a CDS encoding sterol desaturase family protein yields the protein MPNLPDVVLWSIPAFVLLTVIEVISVRIHPDDDDAGYEAKDAATSVGMGLGSLAFDFLWKIPIVAVYTAIHELTPLRVPVLWWTVPLMLLAQDFFYYWSHRGHHVVRILWACHVVHHSSRRFNLTTALRQPWTTWTVWPFYVPLIALGVHPAALAFCSSVNLVYQFWIHTERIGKLPRAFEFVFNTPSHHRVHHASQGGYLDRNFGGILIVWDRLFGSFVEETERPVYGLTKNIDTYNPLRVATHEYVAIAKDLKNAESWGERAGRVLMGPGWKPARPPERPAVTDEGTATVTETVA from the coding sequence ATGCCGAACCTGCCCGATGTCGTGCTGTGGTCGATACCCGCCTTCGTGCTGCTCACCGTGATCGAGGTGATCAGTGTCCGGATCCATCCGGACGACGATGACGCGGGGTACGAGGCGAAGGACGCCGCGACGAGCGTCGGTATGGGGCTCGGGAGTCTCGCCTTCGACTTCCTCTGGAAGATCCCGATCGTCGCGGTCTACACGGCGATCCACGAGCTGACCCCGCTGCGCGTGCCCGTCCTGTGGTGGACGGTCCCGCTGATGCTGCTCGCACAGGACTTCTTCTACTACTGGTCGCACCGCGGCCACCACGTGGTCCGGATCCTCTGGGCCTGCCACGTCGTCCACCACTCCAGCCGGAGGTTCAACCTGACCACCGCCCTGCGGCAGCCCTGGACGACCTGGACCGTGTGGCCCTTCTACGTCCCGCTCATCGCCCTCGGCGTACACCCGGCCGCGCTCGCCTTCTGCTCCTCCGTCAACCTCGTCTACCAGTTCTGGATCCACACCGAGCGGATCGGGAAGCTGCCCCGCGCGTTCGAGTTCGTGTTCAACACGCCGTCCCACCACCGGGTCCACCACGCCTCCCAGGGCGGCTACCTGGACCGCAATTTCGGCGGCATCCTCATCGTCTGGGACCGGCTCTTCGGGTCGTTCGTCGAGGAGACCGAGCGGCCGGTGTACGGGCTGACGAAGAACATCGACACGTACAACCCGCTGCGGGTCGCCACCCACGAGTACGTCGCCATCGCCAAGGACCTGAAGAACGCGGAGAGTTGGGGCGAGCGGGCGGGACGGGTCCTCATGGGCCCCGGCTGGAAGCCGGCGCGGCCGCCCGAGCGGCCCGCGGTGACCGACGAGGGCACGGCCACGGTCACGGAGACCGTCGCGTGA
- a CDS encoding S8 family peptidase, whose amino-acid sequence MTAPHQRSRRLVALPLGMAMATALAVVPNVTASAAETTGRAAADATPLSYVVNVSPGHGPSGRVKKAIAEAGGTIVTSYDRIGVVVVHSSNAGFAAEIRDVRGVQSAGATRTAPLPAQSTTDVGTPQVLTADQVADVRAADGQDPLEPLQWDLPAIKADKAHEVSLGSRDVTVAVIDTGVDDTHPDIAPNFDRDASVNCVTGKPDTADGAWRPGPTESAHGTHVAGEIAAAKNGVGITGVAPGVKVSGIKVSTPAGYFYTEAVVCGFMWAAEHGVDVTNNSYYTDPWYFNCKDDPDQKALVEALTRATRYAEKKGAVNVAAAGNENYDLAADEITDPVSPNDSTPSDRVIDPSECLDIPTQLPGVVTVASTGAKGIKSSFSNHGLGVIDIAAPGGDSTRLQTPAPPATSGLILGPLPGGTWGYMAGTSMASPHVAGVAALIRSTHPRAPAALVKALLYAQADATPCTDPYDIDGDGKIDAVCEGPRNYNGFYGFGTADALDAVTR is encoded by the coding sequence ATGACAGCGCCTCACCAGCGCTCGCGCCGTCTGGTGGCTCTCCCGCTCGGGATGGCCATGGCGACCGCGCTCGCCGTCGTACCGAACGTCACGGCCTCCGCCGCCGAGACGACCGGGCGGGCGGCGGCCGACGCGACGCCGCTCAGCTATGTGGTCAACGTGAGCCCCGGGCACGGTCCGTCCGGCCGGGTGAAGAAGGCGATCGCGGAGGCCGGCGGCACGATCGTGACGTCGTACGACCGGATCGGCGTGGTCGTCGTCCACTCCTCGAACGCCGGCTTCGCCGCGGAGATCCGTGATGTGCGGGGGGTCCAGTCGGCCGGTGCCACGCGCACCGCGCCGCTGCCCGCGCAGTCGACCACCGACGTGGGCACCCCGCAGGTCCTGACCGCCGATCAGGTGGCGGACGTCCGGGCGGCGGACGGGCAGGACCCGTTGGAGCCGCTGCAGTGGGACCTGCCGGCCATCAAGGCGGACAAGGCGCACGAGGTGTCGCTCGGCAGCCGGGACGTCACGGTGGCCGTCATCGACACGGGTGTCGACGACACGCATCCGGACATCGCGCCGAACTTCGACCGCGACGCCTCGGTCAACTGCGTGACGGGCAAGCCCGACACGGCCGACGGCGCCTGGCGGCCGGGGCCCACGGAGAGCGCGCACGGCACGCACGTGGCCGGTGAGATCGCCGCCGCGAAGAACGGCGTCGGCATCACGGGCGTGGCGCCCGGGGTGAAGGTGTCCGGCATCAAGGTGTCCACGCCCGCCGGCTACTTCTACACGGAGGCCGTGGTCTGCGGCTTCATGTGGGCCGCCGAGCACGGTGTGGACGTCACCAACAACAGCTATTACACCGACCCCTGGTACTTCAACTGCAAGGACGACCCGGACCAGAAGGCGCTCGTCGAGGCCCTCACCCGGGCGACGAGGTACGCGGAGAAGAAGGGCGCGGTCAACGTCGCCGCGGCCGGCAACGAGAACTACGACCTCGCGGCCGACGAGATCACCGACCCGGTCTCCCCGAACGACTCGACGCCGTCGGACCGGGTGATCGACCCGTCCGAGTGCCTCGACATCCCGACCCAGCTGCCGGGAGTCGTCACGGTCGCCTCGACCGGCGCCAAGGGCATCAAGTCGTCCTTCTCCAACCACGGTCTGGGCGTCATCGACATCGCCGCACCCGGCGGCGACTCGACGCGCTTGCAGACTCCTGCCCCGCCCGCCACCAGCGGCCTCATCCTGGGCCCGCTGCCCGGCGGCACCTGGGGCTACATGGCCGGTACGTCGATGGCGTCCCCGCACGTCGCGGGCGTCGCCGCCCTCATCAGGTCGACCCACCCGCGCGCCCCGGCCGCCCTGGTCAAGGCCCTGCTGTACGCCCAGGCCGACGCCACGCCCTGCACCGACCCGTACGACATCGACGGGGACGGCAAGATCGACGCGGTCTGCGAGGGCCCGAGGAACTACAACGGCTTCTACGGCTTCGGCACGGCGGACGCGCTGGACGCGGTGACGAGGTAG
- the moaA gene encoding GTP 3',8-cyclase MoaA, with product MLIDTYGRVATDLRVSLTDRCNLRCTYCMPEEGLQWLAKPDLLDDDEIVRLIDIAVRVLGVTEVRFTGGEPLLRPGLVGIVERVAALAPRPQMSLTTNGIGLKRTATALKAAGLDRVNVSLDTIRPDVFKTLTRRDRHKDVLEGLAAARDAGLTPVKVNSVLMPGLNENEAPDLLAWAVEHDYELRFIEQMPLDAQHGWKRDGMVTAGDILTSLRTRFDLTPEGQDERGSAPAERWLVDGGPHRVGVIASVTRPFCSACDRTRLTADGQVRTCLFAREETDLRAALRSGAPDEEIARIWRLAMWGKKAGAGLDDPSFVQPDRPMSAIGG from the coding sequence GTGCTCATCGACACCTACGGCCGAGTGGCCACCGACCTGAGGGTCTCGCTGACCGACCGGTGCAATCTGCGCTGTACGTACTGCATGCCCGAGGAAGGCCTGCAGTGGCTGGCCAAGCCCGACCTGCTCGACGACGACGAGATCGTCCGTCTCATCGACATCGCCGTCCGCGTCCTGGGCGTCACGGAGGTCCGCTTCACCGGCGGTGAGCCGCTGCTGCGCCCCGGCCTGGTCGGCATAGTGGAGCGCGTGGCGGCTCTCGCCCCCCGCCCCCAGATGTCCCTGACCACCAACGGCATCGGCCTCAAGCGCACGGCGACGGCCCTGAAGGCGGCGGGCCTGGACCGGGTGAACGTGTCCCTGGACACCATCCGCCCGGACGTCTTCAAGACCCTCACCCGCCGGGACCGGCACAAGGACGTCCTCGAAGGCCTGGCCGCCGCCCGCGACGCCGGCCTGACTCCCGTCAAGGTCAACTCGGTCCTGATGCCGGGCCTGAACGAGAACGAGGCCCCGGACCTCCTCGCCTGGGCCGTGGAGCACGACTACGAGCTGCGCTTCATCGAGCAGATGCCCCTGGACGCCCAGCACGGCTGGAAGCGCGACGGCATGGTCACGGCGGGCGACATCCTGACGTCACTGCGCACCCGTTTCGACCTGACCCCCGAGGGCCAGGACGAGCGCGGCTCGGCCCCGGCGGAACGCTGGCTGGTGGACGGCGGCCCGCACCGCGTCGGCGTCATCGCCTCCGTCACCCGCCCCTTCTGCTCGGCCTGCGACCGCACCCGCCTCACCGCCGACGGCCAGGTCCGCACCTGCCTCTTCGCCCGCGAGGAGACCGACCTGCGCGCCGCCCTGCGCTCCGGCGCCCCCGACGAGGAGATCGCCCGCATCTGGCGCCTGGCGATGTGGGGCAAGAAGGCGGGAGCGGGCCTGGACGACCCGTCCTTCGTCCAGCCCGACAGGCCCATGTCGGCAATCGGGGGCTGA
- a CDS encoding DUF485 domain-containing protein has translation MATDAPPPAKAEHHLPSPEEFAAVHESAEFAELRRSYRSFAFPLTVGFIAWYLLYVLLSNYAGDFMGTKLFGNINIAFVLGVAQFVTTFLIAWWYSRHAAAKLDPKAEAIKSRMEGGA, from the coding sequence GTGGCAACCGACGCACCGCCCCCCGCGAAGGCAGAGCATCATCTCCCTTCCCCCGAGGAGTTCGCCGCGGTCCATGAGAGCGCCGAGTTCGCTGAACTGCGCCGCTCCTACCGCTCGTTCGCCTTCCCGCTGACCGTGGGCTTCATCGCCTGGTACCTGCTGTACGTCCTGCTCTCCAACTACGCGGGCGACTTCATGGGCACCAAGCTCTTCGGCAACATCAACATCGCCTTCGTCCTCGGCGTCGCCCAGTTCGTCACCACGTTCCTCATCGCCTGGTGGTACTCGCGGCACGCCGCCGCGAAGCTCGACCCCAAGGCCGAGGCGATCAAGTCCCGGATGGAGGGCGGCGCATGA
- a CDS encoding solute symporter family protein: MSPAQQTFLAANEASQHRPLIITLFGLFVLATLAITIWAGRQTKDAADFYAGGRQFSAFQNGLAVSGDYMSAASFLGIAGAIALFGYDGFLYSIGFLVAWLVALLLVAEPLRNSGRYTMGDVLAYRMRQRPVRTAAGTSTIVVSIFYLLAQMAGAGVLVSLLLGITSDAGKILIVALVGILMIVYVSIGGMKGTTWVQMVKAVLLIGGTILITFLVLLKFNFNISDLLGTAAENSGKGAAFLEPGLQYGATGTSKLDFISLGIALVLGTAGLPHILIRFYTVPNAKAARKSVNWAIGIIGGFYLMTIALGFGAAALISQDEIIASNPSGNTAAPLLALHLGGVDSAWGAILLATISAVAFATILAVVAGLTLASSSSFAHDIYANVIRKGKASGAEEVRAARWATVFIGVVSIGLGALARDLNVAGLVALAFAVAASANLPTILYSLFWKKFTTQGALWSIYGGLIVAVGLVLFSPVVSGDPKAMFPDVDFHWFPLKNPGIISIPFGFLMGWLGTVLSKEEPDTAKYAELEVRSLTGTGAH, translated from the coding sequence ATGAGCCCCGCACAGCAGACTTTCCTCGCGGCCAACGAGGCCAGCCAGCACCGGCCGCTCATCATCACCCTGTTCGGGCTGTTCGTCCTGGCGACGCTCGCCATCACCATCTGGGCCGGCCGCCAGACCAAGGACGCCGCCGACTTCTACGCGGGCGGACGGCAGTTCAGCGCCTTCCAGAACGGCCTCGCGGTCTCCGGCGACTACATGTCCGCCGCGTCGTTCCTCGGCATCGCGGGCGCGATCGCCCTCTTCGGCTACGACGGCTTCCTCTACTCCATCGGCTTCCTGGTCGCCTGGCTGGTCGCCCTCCTCCTGGTCGCCGAGCCCCTGCGGAACTCCGGCCGCTACACGATGGGCGACGTCCTCGCCTACCGCATGCGCCAGCGCCCCGTCCGCACCGCCGCCGGTACCTCCACGATCGTCGTGTCGATCTTCTACCTGCTGGCCCAGATGGCGGGCGCGGGCGTCCTCGTCTCGCTGCTCCTCGGCATCACGTCCGACGCCGGCAAGATCCTCATCGTCGCCCTCGTCGGCATCCTGATGATCGTCTACGTCTCCATCGGCGGCATGAAGGGCACCACCTGGGTCCAGATGGTGAAGGCCGTGCTCCTCATCGGCGGCACGATCCTCATTACGTTCCTGGTGCTGCTGAAGTTCAACTTCAACATCTCCGATCTGCTGGGCACCGCCGCCGAGAACAGCGGCAAGGGCGCCGCCTTCCTGGAGCCCGGCCTCCAGTACGGCGCCACCGGCACCTCCAAGCTGGACTTCATCTCCCTCGGCATCGCCCTGGTCCTCGGCACCGCCGGTCTGCCGCACATCCTGATCCGCTTCTACACGGTGCCCAACGCCAAGGCCGCCCGGAAGTCCGTGAACTGGGCGATCGGCATCATCGGCGGCTTCTACCTGATGACCATCGCCCTCGGCTTCGGCGCCGCAGCGCTGATCTCCCAGGACGAGATCATCGCCTCCAACCCGTCGGGCAACACGGCGGCCCCGCTGCTCGCCCTGCACCTGGGCGGCGTCGACTCGGCCTGGGGCGCGATCCTGCTTGCCACCATCTCGGCGGTGGCCTTCGCGACGATCCTCGCCGTGGTCGCGGGCCTCACCCTCGCCTCGTCGTCCTCCTTCGCGCACGACATCTACGCCAACGTCATCCGCAAGGGGAAGGCATCCGGCGCCGAGGAGGTCCGCGCGGCCCGCTGGGCGACCGTCTTCATCGGCGTCGTCTCCATCGGCCTCGGCGCCCTCGCCCGCGACCTGAACGTGGCCGGCCTGGTCGCCCTCGCCTTCGCGGTCGCGGCCTCCGCCAACCTGCCGACGATCCTCTACAGCCTCTTCTGGAAGAAGTTCACCACCCAGGGCGCGCTGTGGTCGATCTACGGCGGTCTGATCGTCGCCGTCGGCCTGGTGCTGTTCTCGCCCGTCGTCTCCGGCGACCCGAAGGCGATGTTCCCGGACGTCGACTTCCACTGGTTCCCGCTGAAGAACCCGGGCATCATCTCCATCCCGTTCGGCTTCCTCATGGGCTGGCTGGGCACCGTCCTGTCCAAGGAGGAGCCCGACACCGCCAAGTACGCCGAGCTGGAGGTACGTTCCCTCACGGGCACCGGCGCCCACTGA
- a CDS encoding lysoplasmalogenase — protein sequence MRPDRGSLLLFAFGFAAAVDLGSLALGLTPGHVVAKPLLMPLLAAYAYTRGAPRLLVAALLFGWGGDVLLLSDAEPAFLAGMGSFAVGHVSYLVLFGRSGKSRRPGRPGRPGRLGRPGRLAYGVAYGVAYGLALVAAVVSLWPGLPADLRLPVAGYSTLLTAMAWSATRPGLVAGLGGALFVVSDMLIATGVAEWPQPPRPDLWIMLTYLAAQYLLVQGVLGTLDTPDTRPAPTPADGEVTTSTA from the coding sequence GTGAGACCGGACAGAGGGTCTCTCCTGCTCTTCGCCTTCGGGTTCGCCGCCGCCGTCGACCTCGGGTCCCTGGCCCTCGGTCTCACCCCCGGGCACGTCGTCGCCAAGCCCCTGCTGATGCCGTTGCTCGCGGCGTACGCGTACACGCGCGGCGCGCCCCGGTTGTTGGTCGCCGCGCTGCTCTTCGGCTGGGGCGGAGACGTGCTGCTCCTCTCCGACGCCGAGCCGGCCTTCCTCGCCGGGATGGGGTCCTTCGCGGTGGGGCACGTCAGCTATCTCGTGCTCTTCGGGAGGTCCGGCAAGTCCCGCAGGCCCGGAAGGCCCGGAAGGCCCGGGCGGCTGGGGAGGCCCGGGCGGCTCGCGTACGGCGTCGCGTACGGCGTCGCGTACGGCCTCGCCCTGGTCGCCGCCGTCGTGAGTCTGTGGCCCGGTCTGCCGGCCGATCTACGGCTCCCCGTCGCCGGATACAGCACCCTGCTGACCGCGATGGCGTGGTCCGCCACCCGGCCGGGACTCGTCGCGGGGCTCGGAGGCGCGCTCTTCGTGGTGTCGGACATGCTGATCGCGACCGGTGTCGCCGAGTGGCCGCAGCCGCCGCGCCCCGACCTGTGGATCATGCTCACCTATCTGGCGGCCCAGTACCTGCTGGTCCAAGGAGTCCTCGGCACCCTCGACACCCCCGATACGCGGCCCGCGCCCACCCCGGCGGACGGCGAGGTGACCACGAGCACGGCCTGA
- a CDS encoding S8 family serine peptidase yields MAHLRSRRRLALAVPVVLSLTASLGFLPGVASAAPLVESTAATAEGPNLSYVVNTKTDRHTIASVQKAIAEAGGKVVITYDRIGVIVVHSTDPAFGATIRAVRGVQSAGATRTSPLTPAGTTDLGAVDYLTDAEAAKVKAASADIPDAEPLEADQWDLRSIGADKAAKINDGSSKVTVAVIDTGVDDTHPDLAPNFSASQSANCDGGVADTSEGSWRPYTPQDYHGTHVAGEIAAARNGVGVAGVAPGVKVSSINVTDRSSGLFYAESVVCAFVFAADRGVEITNNSYYVDPWLYNCVDDPDQKAIVDAVNRAQKYATKKGTLHLASAGNSNHDLASDAILDASSPNDTTPVERTIDPSECFDVPTQLPGIVTVSATGVKNEKSYYSTYGNGVVDIAAPGGDARYQLPDTPSKNGRILSTMPNGAYGFLQGTSMASPHAAGVAALLKSTHPWASPQQLQWLLKAQADEQACPTSYDQNGDGTQDAVCEGSPRVNGFYGFGIVNALKAVK; encoded by the coding sequence ATGGCTCATCTGCGCTCCAGACGACGGCTCGCCCTCGCGGTGCCGGTCGTCCTGTCGCTGACCGCCTCGCTCGGTTTCCTGCCGGGTGTCGCCTCGGCGGCCCCGCTCGTGGAGTCCACCGCCGCGACCGCGGAGGGCCCGAACCTCTCGTACGTCGTGAACACGAAGACGGACAGGCACACGATCGCCTCCGTGCAGAAGGCGATAGCCGAGGCCGGCGGCAAGGTCGTGATCACGTACGACAGGATCGGCGTGATCGTGGTCCACTCGACCGACCCGGCGTTCGGCGCGACGATCCGCGCCGTGCGCGGTGTGCAGTCCGCCGGTGCCACCCGGACCTCGCCGCTGACGCCCGCCGGTACGACGGACCTGGGTGCCGTCGACTACCTGACGGACGCGGAGGCCGCGAAGGTGAAGGCCGCTTCGGCCGACATTCCCGACGCCGAGCCCCTCGAGGCGGACCAGTGGGACCTGCGGTCGATCGGCGCCGACAAGGCGGCGAAGATCAACGACGGCAGCAGCAAGGTCACGGTCGCCGTGATCGACACGGGTGTCGACGACACCCATCCGGACCTCGCGCCGAACTTCTCCGCCTCCCAGTCCGCCAACTGCGACGGCGGTGTCGCGGACACCAGTGAGGGTTCCTGGCGGCCGTACACCCCGCAGGACTACCACGGCACCCACGTGGCCGGTGAGATAGCCGCGGCCCGCAACGGCGTCGGTGTCGCCGGTGTCGCTCCGGGTGTGAAGGTCTCCAGCATCAATGTGACCGACCGCAGCAGCGGCCTGTTCTACGCGGAGAGCGTCGTCTGCGCGTTCGTCTTCGCCGCCGACCGCGGCGTGGAGATCACGAACAACAGCTACTACGTGGACCCGTGGCTCTACAACTGCGTGGACGACCCGGACCAGAAGGCCATCGTCGACGCCGTCAACCGGGCCCAGAAGTACGCCACGAAGAAGGGCACCCTGCACCTGGCCTCGGCGGGCAACTCCAACCACGACCTCGCCTCCGACGCGATCCTGGACGCGTCCAGCCCCAACGACACCACGCCGGTCGAGCGCACCATCGACCCGAGCGAGTGCTTCGACGTTCCGACGCAGCTGCCGGGCATCGTCACGGTGAGCGCGACGGGCGTGAAGAACGAGAAGTCGTACTACTCCACGTACGGCAACGGTGTCGTCGACATCGCGGCGCCGGGCGGTGACGCCCGCTACCAGCTCCCGGACACGCCGTCGAAGAACGGCCGCATCCTGTCCACCATGCCGAACGGCGCGTACGGCTTCCTGCAGGGCACGTCGATGGCGTCGCCGCACGCCGCCGGTGTCGCCGCGCTGCTGAAGTCCACGCACCCGTGGGCGAGCCCGCAGCAGCTGCAGTGGCTGCTGAAGGCCCAGGCGGACGAGCAGGCCTGCCCGACGTCGTACGACCAGAACGGCGACGGCACCCAGGACGCGGTTTGCGAGGGCAGCCCGCGCGTGAACGGTTTCTACGGGTTCGGCATCGTCAACGCCCTGAAGGCCGTCAAGTAG
- a CDS encoding CoA transferase, translating into MTEMEQAWAALGGDPVLPRRISTVVRDGVLDSRLPVRELARACVGVCALAAAELGARRAGRTEVPRVRVDDGAVGTAFVSERHLLVDGRAPVTFAPLSRFWRTADGWVRTHANYPHHRERLLSALGVRAADVAAVESALVERSSWEVEEAVYAAGGLAVALRTAEQWAAHEQARAMAARPLVEHERLDTAPARVLAPIDDGPLSPTAGIRVLDLTRVIAGPVATRTLALLGADVLRVDPPGMPEILDQHADTGFGKRSTALDLARTADRRAFEELLSAADVVLTGYRPGALDRFGLSADALVARRSGLVVAELSAWGAYGPWAGRRGFDSLVQVATGIAAIEGAKERPGALPAQALDHGTGYLLAAAVLRALTEQSEQGCGRVVRLSLARTAAWLTGGIERAPGEGEALGGPEAWLAERDSRLGRLRYALPPVSFEGGPDDWARPPGVWAADEARWG; encoded by the coding sequence ATGACAGAGATGGAACAAGCGTGGGCGGCGCTCGGCGGCGATCCCGTCCTGCCACGGCGTATCTCGACCGTCGTACGGGACGGCGTGCTGGACTCCCGGCTGCCGGTACGGGAGCTGGCGCGGGCCTGCGTCGGGGTGTGCGCGCTGGCGGCGGCCGAGTTGGGGGCGCGGCGCGCCGGGCGCACCGAGGTGCCCCGGGTACGCGTGGACGACGGGGCGGTCGGCACCGCCTTCGTGAGTGAACGTCATCTGCTGGTCGACGGGCGGGCACCGGTCACCTTCGCGCCGCTGTCGCGGTTCTGGCGGACGGCGGACGGGTGGGTGCGGACGCACGCCAACTATCCGCATCACCGGGAGCGGTTGCTGTCCGCGCTGGGGGTGCGCGCCGCCGATGTGGCCGCTGTCGAGTCGGCGCTCGTCGAGCGGTCGTCCTGGGAGGTCGAGGAGGCCGTGTACGCGGCCGGGGGCCTGGCGGTCGCCCTGCGGACGGCTGAGCAGTGGGCGGCGCACGAGCAGGCGCGGGCCATGGCGGCTCGGCCGTTGGTCGAGCACGAGCGGCTGGACACGGCCCCCGCGCGCGTGCTCGCTCCGATCGACGACGGGCCGCTGTCGCCCACCGCCGGGATACGCGTCCTGGACCTGACCCGGGTCATCGCGGGCCCGGTCGCCACCCGCACGCTCGCCCTGCTGGGCGCGGACGTCCTGCGCGTCGATCCGCCGGGGATGCCCGAGATCCTCGACCAGCACGCCGACACCGGTTTCGGGAAACGGTCGACGGCCCTCGACCTGGCCCGCACCGCCGACCGGCGCGCCTTCGAGGAGCTGCTGTCCGCCGCGGACGTCGTCCTCACCGGCTACCGCCCGGGCGCGCTCGACCGCTTCGGGCTGTCGGCGGACGCGCTGGTCGCCCGACGGTCCGGGCTGGTCGTGGCGGAGCTCTCGGCCTGGGGCGCGTACGGGCCGTGGGCCGGGCGGCGGGGGTTCGACAGTCTGGTGCAGGTGGCGACGGGTATCGCGGCGATCGAGGGGGCGAAGGAACGGCCGGGCGCGCTGCCCGCGCAGGCGCTCGACCACGGGACGGGGTATCTGCTGGCGGCGGCCGTGCTGAGGGCGCTCACCGAGCAGTCGGAGCAGGGGTGCGGCCGGGTCGTTCGGTTGTCGCTGGCGCGGACGGCGGCTTGGCTGACGGGCGGGATCGAGCGCGCCCCGGGCGAGGGCGAGGCGCTCGGCGGGCCGGAGGCGTGGCTCGCCGAGCGGGACAGTCGGCTGGGGCGGCTGCGGTACGCGCTGCCGCCGGTGTCCTTCGAGGGCGGGCCGGATGACTGGGCACGGCCGCCGGGGGTGTGGGCAGCGGACGAGGCGCGCTGGGGTTGA